The window TGGTGATCCTGGCGCGTCACCGCCGTAACGAGCTCGGCGACTGGGCGGGTGAGAGCTGGGGCTTCGCGCGACAGATCCTGCCCCTGTTGCTGGCGGGCGTGCTGGTGGCGGGGCTGCTGCTGGGCCGGCCCGGGCACGAGGGCTTGATACCGTCGGGCTGGGTGTCCCGCATGGTGGGCGGCAACGTGCTGGGCGCCAACCTCTTCGCCTCTGTCGCCGGCGCCCTGATGTACTTCGCCACCCTGACCGAGGTGCCCATCCTCGAGGGGTTGCTCGGCGCGGGCATGGGCAAGGGCCCGGCCCTGGCGCTGCTGCTGGCCGGCCCCGCACTCTCGCTGCCCAACATGCTGGTGATCCGCAGCGTCCTGGGCACGACCAAGACGTTGACCTTCGTATCGCTGGTGGTCGCGATGGCGACGCTAAGCGGTCTGATCTACGGCTCGATCTGACGGGAGGACCATGAAGAGCATCAAGATACTGGGCACCGGCTGCGACAAGTGCGAGACGCTGGCCGCGCGCGCCCGCGAGGCCGCCGAGAATCTCGGCCAGGACTTCGAGATCGAGAAGGTCTCGAAGGTCGCCGAGATCATGGCCTACGGCGTGATG of the bacterium genome contains:
- a CDS encoding TM0996/MTH895 family glutaredoxin-like protein gives rise to the protein MKSIKILGTGCDKCETLAARAREAAENLGQDFEIEKVSKVAEIMAYGVMLTPALVVDGEVKAVGKVPSVAEIMGMLT